One stretch of Poecilia reticulata strain Guanapo linkage group LG21, Guppy_female_1.0+MT, whole genome shotgun sequence DNA includes these proteins:
- the rab32a gene encoding ras-related protein Rab-32a: MAGGSVSECKEYLFKVLVIGELGVGKTSIIKRYVHQLFSQHYRATIGVDFALKVINWDSKTLVRLQLWDIAGQERFGNMTRVYYKEAVGAFVVFDVTRGATFEAVSKWKHDLDSKVKLANGNAIPAVLLANKCDQKKDSVNNSTLMDNFCKETGFLGWFETSAKDNINVDEAARFLVENILANDKGLPYEESNGDRIKLDQETVAAESKSGCC; this comes from the exons ATGGCCGGAGGCTCGGTGTCAGAGTGTAAGGAGTATCTCTTCAAAGTGCTGGTCATCGGGGAATTGGGAGTGGGGAAGACCAGCATCATCAAACGCTATGTCCACCAGCTTTTCTCCCAGCACTACAGGGCGACGATCGGAGTCGACTTCGCTCTAAAAGTCATCAACTGGGACAGCAAAACGCTGGTCCGTCTGCAGCTGTGGGACATAGCAG GGCAGGAGCGATTCGGAAACATGACGCGGGTGTACTACAAGGAAGCCGTCGGGGCATTTGTTGTGTTTGACGTGACGAGGGGCGCTACGTTTGAAGCCGTGTCTAAATGGAAGCATGACCTGGACAGCAAAGTGAAGCTGGCTAATGGCAACGCCATCCCCGCAGTGCTCCTCGCCAATAAATGTGACCAGAAGAAAGACAGCGTCAACAATTCAACACTAATGGACAATTTCTGCAAAGAGACCGGCTTCCTGGGCTGGTTTGAGACATCAGCAAAG GACAACATCAACGTAGACGAGGCGGCTCGTTTCTTGGTAGAGAACATCCTGGCGAATGATAAAGGTTTGCCGTATGAGGAGAGCAACGGAGACCGGATCAAACTGGACCAGGAGACTGTAGCTGCTGAGAGCAAGTCAGGCTGCTGCTAA